TTGCTGCATTAGAAATAATGATGGCAACATCTGCTATTGAAAATCTGATTAGAGAAAATAAAGGACATCAGATTAATAGTGTTATTCAAACAGGATCAACACTTGGAATGCAGTCATTAAATATGAGTTTGACTGGGTTAGTTAGACAAGGACGTATCTCAAAAGAATATGCACTACAATATTCTGATAATCCATCTGAATTAAAGACAATGATTTAGTATGAAAAAATTATCAAAAAAGGGTTTTACATTAATTGAAATAATAGTTGTTGTCGTTATATTGGCAGTTTTGTTAGCAATAGCTGTTCCAGCTGTACTGAATTATATAGATGAAGCTGATGATGCGAAATGTATAGCAGAAGCTAAATCAATATTGACGAGTAGTGAACGATACTTAACGCACCAATATGCAAATAAACGCTTAGATAATACACCATTTACTGGTTATTTAACAAGTGATGAAAAAACGAATATTGTGGATGATGTTAAAGGTAATGGTACTTTAAAAAGTCTTTATTATGAAAAAGGAGTAGTCCAAACATTTACATATTACATTAATAAAAAATATGTAATATTTTTAGGATACAATAATCAATTTATTATCCAAGATAAAGTATATGATAATATTGCTGATGCGGTTATGTTTGATGCAAAGATTAGAGAGATTATGGAAGAGTTTTTATCACTTAAAAATTATAGTATTGGATTAAGTATAGATTCAGAGGCAGGAGGAAAAAATTCGAGTATACATGGGGTAGGATATGAGATTAATAATGCTTTAAAAAATTTAGGTTATGATATGGATAATATTTCATGGCGAATTGAGATATTAAATCCTAATACATCTGGTGACAAAAAAGGTGTTAAAAGATATCAATTCCTTGTTTCTGATGTTAAGATTACGCCAGAGATGGCTGCTCAAGGGACACAAGTTGATGCAACCAAATATATATATTATGAAGATGGTACGAAAGATGAAAACAAGTACGGGGATGAAGATAATTTTGGCACTAAAATAAAATGTAATGTAAAAATGCATACTCAAGAAAGTGTTACTTATCCTATTTTACAAAGATGATTTTCTAAGGTATTAACTTGGTTTTGATTTTTATTTAAAAAAATAACAAATTTTAATGTATAAATTTGTTATTAGTATAAATATTATAAAATAATTAAAAAATAAATTGACACTGTTAATATGTTATGTTAAATTGTATACAAGAAAACCAATGAGTGGGAGATAAAACTTGAAGATGTACTTAAAGAGAGTCTAGGATGGTGGAAGCTAGATAGTGGCAGTTAAGTAAATGGACCTACGAGGGCAATGGGGAAAGATAACGAGTATCCATTGACGTGAGCTTACGTTATAAAGCAGAAATGTGTTAGCATTTTGATGAGTGGGTTTGAGATAACCAATTAAAGGTGGCACCGCAGATATATACATCTGTCCTTTTGCAGGACAGGTGTTTTTTGTTTATATGCTAACAAGAGGGGGAAAGAAATATGGAAATGAAACGATGGCGTAGCTTCTTATGAATTGAATAAAAAAACAAATGATAAGGAGAGAAAGAAAAATGAAAATGAATAAATTATTTAAAGGAATGATGGCAGCTGGATTGGCTGCAAGTATGTTAGTAGGATGTGGAAGTAATGAGGGGAGTTCTTCTGATACAATGAAGAAAGTAGCAATTATTCAATTAGTTGAGCATACTTCTTTGAATACGATTAAGAGTGCATTTGATGCACAAATGAAAGCATTAGGTTATGAAGATGGTAAAAATGTTGAATATACATTTAAAAATGCACAGGGTGATAATAATACAGCAGCAAGTATTATTCAGGAATTTAAGGGAGATAATCCAGATGTTGTTATGGCTATTGCAACACCAGTTGCCCAAGCTGCTGCTAAATTGGCAAGTACAACGCCTGTTGTCTTTGCAGCAGTGAGTGATCCTATTGGTGCAAAATTGATGACGAATTTAGAAAAGCCTGATAAAAATATTACTGGTACAAGTGATGAGATTCAAGTTGAATTGATTTTGGAAAGAGCTTTACAAATAAATCCTCATTTAAAAAAATTAGGTGTCTTATATAATAAGGGTGAAGCAAATTCTGTAACAAATATTAATAAAGCAAAGGCATTTGCTAAGGATAAAGGAATTGAAATTGTTGAAGCAACAGTAACTGGTATTAATGAAGTTCAAAGTGCAGTTAATGTTTTAACAAGTAAATGTGATGCTGTTTTTGCACCTAATGATAATACAGTTGCAAGTGCAATGAATGTTGTAAGTCCAGCATGTGCGAAAGCAAAAATACCTTTATATGTTGGAGCTGATTCAATGGTACAGGATGGTGGTTTCTTAAGTGTTGGAATTAATTATGAAGATTTAGGTAAAGAAACTGCAAATATGGTTGATCAGGTTTTAAAGGGGACAAAGGTAGAAGATATCCCTGTTAAGGTTTTTAAGGAAAATTTAAATATTTATGTAAATGAAAATATATTGAATCAATTAGGTATTCAATTACCTGATGAAATTAAAAATGATAAAGCTTTATCTATGATGAAATAGGGGTTGTTTGTATGAATTTAACGGTTGTTTTAGGAGCTTTGGAGTTAGGGGGCATATTTGCAATTATGTCCCTAGGACTCTATATTAGTTATAAAATTTTAAATCTTCCTGATTTGACAGTGGATGGAAGTTTTACACTTGGATGTGCAGTCAGTGCAGTTTTTACAATTCATTCAATGCCTTATCTAGGTTTAATATTAGCCTTTGTGATAGGATGTATTGCTGGTATTGTGACAGGACTATTAATAACAAAATTGAATATTATGCCATTACTTTCTGGGATTCTTACCATGACAGGACTATATTCAATTAATTTAAGAATTATGGGTGATGCACCCAATATATCTTTGTTTGAATCATCTTCAGTTTTTACACCTTTAGAATTTTTAGCACCTTATGATAAAATCATTGTTATTGGTATGATTGTTTTACTTGTCTGTTTGTTCTTACATTATTTTTTAAGAACACAGTTAGGATTGGCTTTAAGAGCATGTGGTGATAATGAAGATATGGTGAGAGCAAGTTCGATTGATACAGATAAAATGAAAATTCTTGGATTGGCTTTAGCCAATGGTTTTGTTTCTTTAGGTGGAGCAGTTTATGCGCAACATCAAACTTTCTCTGATATTGCTAGTGGAACAGGAATGATGGTTATTGGTTTGGCAAGTATTATTGTTGGAATGACGATTATTAAGAAAGATAAAATTGGTTTTCAATTATTTGCTGTTGTATTTGGTGCTGTTTTCTACCGTGCAATTTTAACAATTGCTTTACAACTTGGTTTACCATCAGGTGATTTGAAATTATTATCTGCAGTGTTGGTTGTTATTGCAATTGCATCAGCAAGTTTCAAAAGGAAAAGGAGACGATCAAAATGTTAGAACTTCGAGATATTTCAGTCATTTTCCATGAAGGAACAGTGAATGAAAAAATCGCTCTTTCAAATATTAATCTTCAATTAGAACAAGGTGACTTTGTGACAATTATAGGAAGTAATGGGGCAGGAAAATCAACTCTTTTTCAAACCATTTCTGGTGCTGTTTATCCAACAGCAGGTGAAGTCATCTTGAATGGTCTTAATCTTACAAATGTTCCTGAATATAAGCGTTCACGTTTTATTGGTCGTTTGTTTCAGGATCCTTTAAAGGGAACTGCTCCCTCTATGACGATTGAAGAAAATCTTTCACTTGCTTCTCAACGTGGTCAGCATTTTAGCTTGGCACTCTTTTCACATAAGCATAGAAATGAAATGATTCAAGCTTTAAAAGAATTAGATTTAGGATTAGAAGAACGTTTAGATACAAAGGTTGGAACTTTGTCAGGTGGACAAAGACAGGCTTTAACTTTGTTGATGGCAACTTATGTGAAACCTGAATTACTTTTATTGGATGAACATACTGCTGCATTGGATCCTAAAACAGCACAAAAGGTTTTAGAAATGACTGCTCATATTGTTGAAGAACATCATATTACAACGTTAATGATTACTCATAATATGGAGGATGCATTAAAATATGGAAATAAAACAATGATTATGAAAGATGGTAAAATTATTGCACTGGTTGAAGGTGAACAAAGGGAAAAGATGAGTGTAGATGAATTGATTCATCTTTATTCAACATCAACTCATGATTATAACGACCGTTTATTTTTAAGATAACAAAAATACGCTACATCATTATGATGTAACGTATTTTTGTTGATTATAAGTAATATTGTTGAAAATAATGAAGACGTATTAAATCACAGATTGTCATAATCTGATAATTAAAATTAATACTATCAAATTTACCTGGAACATAAATAACTTTACAATTAGGTGTTGCTTCAGTTCTTAAATATTTTTTGTTTTGTGTAATAAGGATTTGCTGTGCTTTTTCTATATGAACATCTTCTTTAGATTTTTTAAATCCTTCTAGATAACGTCCAGTGGCACTAATAACAATAGCAACATCTTTTTCATCCATAACAATGGGATCATAACTATGATATTGAATGAAAGGTTTTCCAAATGTAATCATATCCGTTTGTAATTCAATTGCTATAGAAATAGGATAGAGTGCCCCAAATACAACAATTCTTTTGGCTTTATATAATTTCTGACATATATCACTAATGATTTTTTCCATTTCTTCATCAGTACAGTCTTTATCCATATTTTCAATATAATCACGACTATCAGCACCAAGCATTCTGACTCTGATTTGATTTAAACGGGTTTGATGATGATTCACTAATGTTTCTCTAAATTCCTCATATTGATTAAATCCTAATAAGGCAATAAAAGCATACAGTTCTTCTTTTTTAAAACATCCTTTTTCTAAGAACTGTTCTTCACTCATATCTTCCATTTCTAAATAATGAAAAATAATAAATGTACAAATTTTATAATTATAATCATGAAATAATGTTCCATTTAAATATGTTAAAATACGACTTAATAAGATATTCATACAGTGACCTCCTTGATTTCTATTATATCATGAAATGATATAAAAAAGATAAACATTTTTCTTTTTGAAAAAAAATGATATACTGAATCTGGGGTGAATGTAATGATCATAAAAAAAGTAGATATTTCACAAATTGATTTTGTATATAAAAAATATAATCATTCTCTATATGATTCAATTATGAGAATTGGATTCTCTTTTCCAATTCATGTGATTGAAGAAAATGAAAGATATCGATGTATTGATGGACATAAGCGTTTATCTGTCTTATCAGATATACTTCATGTATTTCCTGATTATAAACGTGGTGGAGAAGTTTGTATCTTAATTAAAAATAGTGGGGATGAACGTTCTAATGATTGCTGGAGAGGAAGAAATACACATTAAACCACTTTATCAGATTTTAATGAAGAATCAATGTGGAAATATAAAACAATGTCGAACCCTTATTAAACATCAGTGTGTAAAAGTGAATGGAATTATTGAAACCAATATGAATTATTTGGTTCAACAAGATGATGTTATTGAGGTATTAGATAAAATCATTCATTCTCAGCCATTTGTTTATTATATAATGAATAAACCTAGTGGATATGTCTGTGCAAATCATGATACTCATTATCCATGTGTCACTGATTTATTGGAACGTCATGATTGTCATTGTGTTGGACGCTTAGATAAGGAAACGACGGGTTTGTTATTATTAACGAATGATTCATCAATGATTAAAAAATTATTACTTCCACAGTTTCATGTTGCTAAAAAATATCTTGTTGAAGTTCAAAAGCCTCTTTGTTATGAATTGGTATCTATCTTTTTACAAGGGGTTATAATAGATGGTGCTAAGCAATGTTTACCAGCTGATTTGGTAATTATTGATAGTTATCATTGTTATGTAACTATTCATGAAGGAAAATATCATCAAATTAAGAAGATGTTTTTGTCATGTCAAAACTGTGTGGTGAAGTTAAAAAGAGTGCAATTTGCAGGAATTGATTTAGATGATGAGTTAAAGTTAGGTGAATATCGTGAATTAACAAAAGCAGAATTTCAAAAATTGAAAGAAGTGATGATTCAATAATTTGAGGTTTATAATAAAAATCATGGGAGGATGAGAAGGATGATGTTTTCTAATCATGATTTAAAGAAATTAATAATTCCTTTAATTATTGAACAATTACTGGTTGTGACAGTTGGATTTGCAGATACAATTATGGTTTCAAGTGTAGGTGAATCGGCAGTTTCTGCGGTTTCATTAGTTGATGGAATTAATATTCTGTTAATTAATATATTTGCAGCTTTGGGGACAGGTGGAGCTGTTGTTGCAGCTCAGTTTATTGGACAGGGAGCTCACGAAAAAGCTAAATTTTCTGCTAAACAGCTTATCTTGATTACTGCTATTTTATCAATTATTATTATGATTATTGTTATTGTTTTTAATGGCACATTGTTGCATCTGATTTTTGGAAATGTGGAAATAGATGTGATGAAGAATGCTGAAATTTATTTTTTGTTTTCAGCTATGTCTTATCCATTTATTGCTTTATATAATTCTGGGGCGGCTTTATTTAGAGCAATTGGAAATTCTAAAATTTCAATGATTAATAGTGCCATTATGAATGCTATTAATATTGTTTTAAATGCTCTTTTTATTTTTGGTTTTCATTGGGGTGTTTTTGGTGCAGTCTTAGCAACTTTGATTGCTCGTGCTATTGCTTGTTTGGTTATTTTATATATGTTATCTCATAGTGATAATCCGTTGCGTATTGATGATTTTCGTCATTGGGCATGGGATGGGATTTACATTAAAAAGATTTTATCGATTGGGATTCCTTCGGGATTAGAAAATGGAATGTTTCAATTTGGAAAAATTCTTGTTCAGAGTTTAATTGCGACTTTTGGAACGTATTCAATTGCTGCTAATGCTGTCTCTAATAATATTGCTCAAATGCAGATTATTCCAGGAACTGCTATGGGATTAGCAATGGTGACTGTTGTGGGGCAATGTGTAGGGGCTAATGATTATGCTCAGGCTAAATATTATATTAAAAAAATTATGAAGTTAACTTATGTATCAATGACAATTGTTATTGCTGTTATATTAATGTTGACACCATTTATTTTACCTTTCTATTCTTTGTCATCACAGACAACTGATTTGGCTTATCAATGTATTTTCATGCATGGTATTATAGGAGCGTTTATTTGGCCATTATCATTTACTTTTCCAAATGCTCTAAGAGCTGCCAATGATGCAAAATATACAATGATTGTTTCGGCTCTATCCATGTGGACTTTTCGCTTTTGTTTCAGTTATGTGTTAGGACAATATATGAATTTAGGCTTATTAGGTGTTTGGATAGCAATGTTTATTGATTGGGCAGTGCGTTGTGTGTTCTTTGTTTGGCGTTATCTGAATGGAAAATGGATGAATAGACAATTGGTTTAAGAATTGATATAATGAAAGGGTGAAAATATGAGTTCAGGAATTATTGAAATAGATGTTCATGGAATGAATCAATTTCAGGCAAAAACAATGATTGATGCTGCTTTAAAACGGGCTAATCGAGGCACGTATATGATTCGGATTATTCATGGATATCATAGTGGTACAGCACTTCGAGATATGATTCGCAGTAGGTATCGCTCTCATCCTAAAATCATACGGATTGAACTAGGAATGAATCCAGGAGTTACTGAACTTGTTTTGCGAACACTTATATAGGAGGTAGAATATGGCTGTTTTAGATACAAATGTTTTGGTCAATTATTATTTTGAAGAGATTGCAAAGATTCCTCATGGTTCTTATCATGAAGAAGCAATTGCTGATTATATTGAAAGTATTGCAAATGAGCATGAATTAAAATATTATCGAGATGAAATGCATAATATAGTTGTTTATAAAGAGGCATCTATTGGTTATGAGGATCATGCACCATTGATGTTAGAAGCACATATGGATATGGTGAATGAAAAAAATAATGAGAGTTCTCATGATTTTGATAATGATCCTTTAGCTTTATATGTAGAAGATGGTTTTTTACATGCAAAAGGGACAACATTAGGAGCAGATGATGGTTATGGAGTTTGTTATATGTTGGCTATATTAACAGATAATACATTGAAACATCCTCCATTAGAATGTGTCTTTACTGTTCAGGAAGAAGTTGGATTATGTGGTGCTTTAGCATTTGATGCAAGTGTTTTAAAAGCTAAACGTATGATTGGTTTAGATAGTGAAACGGAAGGAGAAACATGTACATCTTCATCTGGAGGTAATGATTTATTAATTACCAAACCAATTCGTGGAGAAGATAATGATTCGCCTGTTTATGTAATTGAAGTGACTGGTTTATTAGGTGGACATTCAGGAGAATGTATTGATAAAGGAAGAGGTAATGCAAATAAAATTGCAGCGCGTGTTTTGTATCACTTATTAAAGGGTGGTAAAGACATACGTTTAATAGAGATAACAGGTGGTTTAAAAAATAATGCGATTCCACGTGAATGTAGTGTTGCTTTTGCAAGTTCAAGTTCTTTTGAAGATTTATATGAAATGGTTCAGTCATATGAAAGTGATATTAAAAAAGAATTAGAAATCAGTGATCCAAATCTTTCTATCACAATTCATGAAGAAGAATGTGATGTTTGTATTTGTGCTGAAGATAGTGAAGCTGTTATCTCTATTATGTATCTAGCACAAAATGGAATGATTGAAAAATCACAGGCAATAGAAGGTTTAACAACTGTTTCTTTAAATATGGGAGTTGTCAGAACAGATGATGACTGCATAACAATTGATTATTCTATTCGTTCACCACTCCAAAGTATTCGTGAAGAATTATCATTGCAGTTAGAATTGATTGCTTCTATTTATAATGCATATGTCGAAGTTTCTAATGATTATCCAGGTTGGGATTATGATCCTGATTCACAGTTACGAGCACAATTTAAAGAATTTTATTTGACATATACTGGTCAAACCTTAAAAGAAGTTGCAACTCATGGTGGACTTGAAACAGGAGCATTTAAAGGAAAGATTCCAGAATTGGATATTATTACGATGGGACCAAATATGGCTGATATTCATACACCTGATGAAAGATTAGATATAGAATCATTTGTTAAGACTTATCAATTATTGGTTTCATTTATTGAAACTTTGTAGGAATTCTATACATTTAATAAAGGAACTGTTATACTATTTATAACAACATTTTCATGCAGAGACATTTTCCCTTTCAGTCTTTGTATGAAAGTGGAGTAAAAGTCATTGTGCTTTTACTCTTTTCTTTAATGGAAGGAGAATATATGAATTGTCAGATTCGTAAACGTTGTGGAAGTTGTCAATATATTGATATAGATTATTCACAACAATTAATAAAAAAGAAACAATATTGCCAACAATTATTTCCAAAATTACATGTTCATTCAGTAGAAGGCATGGAAAATCCTTATGCTTATCGAAATAAGGTAATTGTTGCATTTAATCAAAAATATGAATATGGGTTATATGAAGAATCATCACACCGCATTGTTCCAATGCAAAAATGTCTTCTTCATGATGAACAAACTCATCAGGTTTTATCAAAAATTCAATCTTTATTCAAAAGATATCATATGTCTATTTATGATGAACAAAAGAAGAGAGGGTTTCTTAAACATGTTTTAATAAGAAGAGCAGTAGAAACAAATCAAACTTTAG
Above is a genomic segment from Candidatus Stoquefichus sp. SB1 containing:
- a CDS encoding prepilin-type N-terminal cleavage/methylation domain-containing protein; this encodes MKKLSKKGFTLIEIIVVVVILAVLLAIAVPAVLNYIDEADDAKCIAEAKSILTSSERYLTHQYANKRLDNTPFTGYLTSDEKTNIVDDVKGNGTLKSLYYEKGVVQTFTYYINKKYVIFLGYNNQFIIQDKVYDNIADAVMFDAKIREIMEEFLSLKNYSIGLSIDSEAGGKNSSIHGVGYEINNALKNLGYDMDNISWRIEILNPNTSGDKKGVKRYQFLVSDVKITPEMAAQGTQVDATKYIYYEDGTKDENKYGDEDNFGTKIKCNVKMHTQESVTYPILQR
- a CDS encoding ABC transporter substrate-binding protein, translating into MKMNKLFKGMMAAGLAASMLVGCGSNEGSSSDTMKKVAIIQLVEHTSLNTIKSAFDAQMKALGYEDGKNVEYTFKNAQGDNNTAASIIQEFKGDNPDVVMAIATPVAQAAAKLASTTPVVFAAVSDPIGAKLMTNLEKPDKNITGTSDEIQVELILERALQINPHLKKLGVLYNKGEANSVTNINKAKAFAKDKGIEIVEATVTGINEVQSAVNVLTSKCDAVFAPNDNTVASAMNVVSPACAKAKIPLYVGADSMVQDGGFLSVGINYEDLGKETANMVDQVLKGTKVEDIPVKVFKENLNIYVNENILNQLGIQLPDEIKNDKALSMMK
- a CDS encoding ABC transporter permease is translated as MNLTVVLGALELGGIFAIMSLGLYISYKILNLPDLTVDGSFTLGCAVSAVFTIHSMPYLGLILAFVIGCIAGIVTGLLITKLNIMPLLSGILTMTGLYSINLRIMGDAPNISLFESSSVFTPLEFLAPYDKIIVIGMIVLLVCLFLHYFLRTQLGLALRACGDNEDMVRASSIDTDKMKILGLALANGFVSLGGAVYAQHQTFSDIASGTGMMVIGLASIIVGMTIIKKDKIGFQLFAVVFGAVFYRAILTIALQLGLPSGDLKLLSAVLVVIAIASASFKRKRRRSKC
- a CDS encoding ABC transporter ATP-binding protein: MLELRDISVIFHEGTVNEKIALSNINLQLEQGDFVTIIGSNGAGKSTLFQTISGAVYPTAGEVILNGLNLTNVPEYKRSRFIGRLFQDPLKGTAPSMTIEENLSLASQRGQHFSLALFSHKHRNEMIQALKELDLGLEERLDTKVGTLSGGQRQALTLLMATYVKPELLLLDEHTAALDPKTAQKVLEMTAHIVEEHHITTLMITHNMEDALKYGNKTMIMKDGKIIALVEGEQREKMSVDELIHLYSTSTHDYNDRLFLR
- a CDS encoding pseudouridine synthase produces the protein MNVLMIAGEEEIHIKPLYQILMKNQCGNIKQCRTLIKHQCVKVNGIIETNMNYLVQQDDVIEVLDKIIHSQPFVYYIMNKPSGYVCANHDTHYPCVTDLLERHDCHCVGRLDKETTGLLLLTNDSSMIKKLLLPQFHVAKKYLVEVQKPLCYELVSIFLQGVIIDGAKQCLPADLVIIDSYHCYVTIHEGKYHQIKKMFLSCQNCVVKLKRVQFAGIDLDDELKLGEYRELTKAEFQKLKEVMIQ
- a CDS encoding MATE family efflux transporter, producing the protein MMFSNHDLKKLIIPLIIEQLLVVTVGFADTIMVSSVGESAVSAVSLVDGINILLINIFAALGTGGAVVAAQFIGQGAHEKAKFSAKQLILITAILSIIIMIIVIVFNGTLLHLIFGNVEIDVMKNAEIYFLFSAMSYPFIALYNSGAALFRAIGNSKISMINSAIMNAINIVLNALFIFGFHWGVFGAVLATLIARAIACLVILYMLSHSDNPLRIDDFRHWAWDGIYIKKILSIGIPSGLENGMFQFGKILVQSLIATFGTYSIAANAVSNNIAQMQIIPGTAMGLAMVTVVGQCVGANDYAQAKYYIKKIMKLTYVSMTIVIAVILMLTPFILPFYSLSSQTTDLAYQCIFMHGIIGAFIWPLSFTFPNALRAANDAKYTMIVSALSMWTFRFCFSYVLGQYMNLGLLGVWIAMFIDWAVRCVFFVWRYLNGKWMNRQLV
- a CDS encoding Smr/MutS family protein, which translates into the protein MSSGIIEIDVHGMNQFQAKTMIDAALKRANRGTYMIRIIHGYHSGTALRDMIRSRYRSHPKIIRIELGMNPGVTELVLRTLI
- the pepD gene encoding beta-Ala-His dipeptidase, which translates into the protein MAVLDTNVLVNYYFEEIAKIPHGSYHEEAIADYIESIANEHELKYYRDEMHNIVVYKEASIGYEDHAPLMLEAHMDMVNEKNNESSHDFDNDPLALYVEDGFLHAKGTTLGADDGYGVCYMLAILTDNTLKHPPLECVFTVQEEVGLCGALAFDASVLKAKRMIGLDSETEGETCTSSSGGNDLLITKPIRGEDNDSPVYVIEVTGLLGGHSGECIDKGRGNANKIAARVLYHLLKGGKDIRLIEITGGLKNNAIPRECSVAFASSSSFEDLYEMVQSYESDIKKELEISDPNLSITIHEEECDVCICAEDSEAVISIMYLAQNGMIEKSQAIEGLTTVSLNMGVVRTDDDCITIDYSIRSPLQSIREELSLQLELIASIYNAYVEVSNDYPGWDYDPDSQLRAQFKEFYLTYTGQTLKEVATHGGLETGAFKGKIPELDIITMGPNMADIHTPDERLDIESFVKTYQLLVSFIETL